The following nucleotide sequence is from Chryseobacterium sp. CY350.
TAATGGTAATCAATGAGGCCAAGGTATTACTAAACTCGTCTAAAAAGCCTGTTTCGGAAATTTCTACCATTCTGGGTTTTAGTGATCAGTATTCGTTTTCTCACTTTTTTAAAAAGCATCTTGATGTAAGTCCATCACAATACCGCCAGCAATTCGAGGTGTAGAATCCTACATTTGAACATCTTTTTCCAAATATCAAACATTTGTTTGATATTGCGTTCGTCGTAACTTTGTCCCGTAAAACAAGGTAAAATGACAAAAAAAATAAAAACAGCGCTATCACTCATGATAGCTTTTTTTCCTACGCTGTTTTTCTCACAGGAAATAAAACAGATGACAGCGAACGAAGTCGCACAACTGGCACTTCAAAATCACTATCAGTTAAAAGTTTCTGCACAGAACATCAATATTGCCAAACAACAAACCGATATTACCAAACTTCAGAAACTTCCTTCAATAACGGCTTCTACCACCCAGTTTTATTTGGGGAATGTAGTGGCGATAGATAAGGATTTTTCAAATTCAACGGCGATTCCGATGCCTCATTATGGAAGTACGTATGGTGTGCAGGCGACTCAACTCATTTTTAAAGGTGGGCTTTTAAATAAATCGATCGAACTTGCCGGATTGCGTGAACAGCTTTCTGAACTGGATTTGGAAAAGAATCAACAAGATGTAAAATTTTTAGTCATCTCTAATTATTTGGATGTTTATAAAATTATCAATCAACAATCTGTTTTCGACAACAACAAAAAGCTGGCTCAACAACGATTGAAGAATATCAATGATTTTTACAAACAGGGAATGGTCACCAGAAATGAAGTCATCCGAGGTGAATTGGCGATAAAAAATCTTGATCAGAGTATTTTAACTTTAGCCAATAACAGGAAAATTCTTAATTATAATTTGAACATCGCTTTGGGTTTACCTGCCGACACAGAAATTATTCCTGTTGAAAATTTGGAAAATAAAGAATCTGGAATCGGAATGGATTATTATTTAAATCTTGCTCACGAAACTAATCCACAACTGAAGTCTGCACAAACCAACATTAGTATGGCCGATAAAAATATCGAAATCATCAAAACCGACAGAATGCCTACGATTTCAGGTTTTGGCGGTTACAGTTTGCAAAGACCAATTACCACCAGAAATCCTGTTTTGGATATGTATGCGAGTGGATGGCAAGGCGGAATTTCTTTAAGCTATAACATCGATAATCTCTATAAAACTAAAGAGAAAGTGAAGCTTGGCGAATTGCAGAAAACTCAGGCAAACGATGTTTTGACTTTAACGCAACAGAATATTGACATGAATGTGAATGCTTCTTATGTGAAATATCAGGAAGCAATTCAACAAGCCGATATTTTAAATGATGCAAAGAGATTAGCCGAAGAAAATTATAAAATCACCGAAGCAAAGTACCTCAATCAATTGGCTGTGCAGGCAGAAATGATTGATGCACAAAACCAGAAACTTCAGTCGGAACTGGACTTTGCCAATGCGGAAATCAATGTCCTGTATCAATATTATAATTTGTTGAAATCTACTGGGACGCTTTAATTATTTAAAACTGAAAATCAAAAACAATGGAAAACAAGGAACAAAATACTCAAGATACACAACCGCAAACAACTGCAAAACCTGTGGTTTCAAATGCTGAAGCCAAGAAAAAACAAAATAGAAAAAATAAAATCAGAGCCATCATTTCAAATGTAATCGTATTTGCATTGATAGGTTTCGGATTGTTCTGGCTAGTTCGTCAATATTTTCATATTGGTGACAAAACTTATACGGAAGCGGCCCAGGTTGAAGAATTCATTAATCCAATCAACACCAGAGTTTCGGCTTATATTAAAGAAATAACATTCATTGAGCATCAGCAGGTGAAAAAAGGAGATACGTTGGCCATTTTGGATGACCGTGAAATTATTACCCAACTCGGACAGGCAGAAGCGGCTTATCAAAATGCATTGGCTCAGCGTTCGGCGACAACTTCATCGGTAAATACCGTTTCCAACAACGTCAGCGTAATGGAATCTAATATTGCCGGAGCAAAAGCAAGATTGTGGAATGCCGATCAAAACTTAAACAGATACAAAAATCTGTTAGCTGCTGAAGCGGTGACCAGACAACAATTTGATCAGATGAAAACCGAGTACGATGCGCAAAAAGCAGTGTATCAGACTCTGATCAATCAAAAACAATCTGCCAATCTTTCTACAACAGAAGTGAAAAGCAAATTGGGAATCAATGATGCCGAAATCAAACGAACAAAAGCTGCGTTGGATATGGCAAAAATCAATCTTTCATACACTGTAATCACTGCGCCCTACGACGGAGTGATGGGTAGGAGAACAATTTCTGAAGGACAATTAATTCAGCCGGGTCAGCAGGTTGCGACCATCGTTTTAAATAATCAAAAATGGGTAACCGCTAATTTCCTAGAAAGTCAAATGCCGAACATCAAAATTGGTGAAAAACTAATGATGACCGCAGATGCATTGGGCGGAAAACAATTTGAAGGCGTGGTAACAGCAGTGTCAGCCGCGACAGGCTCGAGATATTCAAATGTTCCGACGGATAATTCAACAGGTAATTTTGTCAAAGTGCAACAGAGAATTCCCGTAAGAATAGAGTTTACAGATTCCAATAAAAAAGAAGATGTCGCAAAACTGAGCGCAGGAATGAATATGAATGTTTCTTTAAATGCAAAAAGATAGAGAATAGACGGATAGAACATAGATTTTCTTTATTATTAAATTAACTAAGATCTTTTCTATTTAAAATCTAAAAATTGTCTTTCGTCTATCAGTCTATCAGTCTATTATCTATTAGTCTAAAAAAATATGTACAACAAAGGTCTTTTCAGCGATTGGGTGCCGAAACCCGTACAGCTTCTGATGATGGTTTTACTGCTAATCGTAGTGATGCCGTTGGGAGGAGTTTACACCGGAAACATCAGTTTCATGGTGGGTGGAACCGGCGTGATGCAGGAATATTTTCTATGGGCAAACTATGCTACCACCATAGGGATGGGAGCGTGTATGCCTGTGGTTTTAAGAATGAAAATGCGGTTTAAAGTCCGTGATAAAGTCGTGATTTTATTAATACTTCTCGGAGCATTAAGTTATATCAACGCAACTACTTTTGAGCCGATGATTATCGTGATGACGTCTTTGGTGATCGGGTTTTTAAAGATGATGATTACCATCGAATTATTTTTGCCATTAATGGCAATGCTTGGTGGACGGGGGATTTTTTACGGCGTTTTCTACACATTTGTTTTAATATTAAATCAACTTGCTGCTTATTACGCGGTAGAAGTTTCGGTGCTGTATAACTTTCAGCAGTTCTTTATTTTGGCAGCTGTTTTATGTTTTGCCTTGGCATTGTTGTGCTGGGTTTTGATGCACGATAAATATTTTGCTTTAAAAGTTCCTTTGCATTACATTGATTGGCTGAGTATCATCCTGTTTGTCTCTACATTTATGTTTTCGGCATATGTTTTTTCATTTGGGAAACAGCAGGATTGGCTGAATTCAGATAAGATAATCAACGCAGGCATTGCCGCATTTGTAAGTTTTGCCTTACTGTCCATTCGTCAGATGACTTTGAAAAGACCATATATTTCCTTTCATATTTTTACGAAAAGCAACGTGCTGAACGGTCTGTTTATGCTCTTGTGGCTGGGAATGTTTTTAGGAACGACATCTATTCAAAATATTTATGCAGTTGGAGTTTTGGGCTACGATCAATTGACGAATGCAAAGCTTAATCTCATGATGACACCCGGATTATTCTTAGCCGGAGTCGTAGCTGTATTTTGGTTTAAAAAAGAAAGACCACTCAAAATGTTTATCTTTTCGGGCTTCGCTTCAATGACGGCTTATGCGATTATTATGTACTTTTCGATGGTGCTGGAATTCAATTACGAAAACTGGTACTTACCGATGTTCCTGAAAGGCTACGGAATGTGTTCACTTTTCATCTCGGTTTGGTATTACACTTTAGATAAATTGGAACTTAATGAAATGCTGGCCGCCATCGGATTGGTTTTGGTATGGCGAACCTTCCTTGCGGTAGGATTTTTTTCAGCCTTATTTTCGTGGTTTCAATATCAGTTTCAGGTTGTCAGTTTAGGAGATTTGGCGGTGTATATGGATGGGATGACCATCACGCCACAAACCGTCGCCAGTAATATGAGAAGTATTCAGCTTAATGCCATAATTTCCGCAAACAAAAAGATCTTCGGGTACTTGATTATCGCAGGTTTCGGAGTAATGCTCTACGTCATTACCCACCATTTTGGTTTGAAACGTACCGAATATTTAAGAATCGTAAGAATTCTCAAAGGAAAATCTGTGATCGCAAGACGAAGAGCTCGCGAAAGAAAAAAATTAGAAGAAGATATAAAAGGTGCAGCCGGTCCTGCACTGTAAGAAACCTTGTTTTTCACTTGTAAAGTCTCGTTTTGTTCTCAAAGCGGGGCTTTACTTTTACTAGATATTAGAATCTGGACACCAGATATCGTATAGGTTTTTAATATCTAGCTGTTTTTTTTGTTGTACTATCTGTCATTCGTCAGTTCGAGTAGCTTTTTTTTTAAAAAAAGTGTATCGAGAACCCATGAACTGCATGCTGCCATATAACCACAGACTTCTCGATATGATCTTTTTTAAAATCTACTCGAAGCGTCGGTGTTTTGTTATTGCGAAGATTAAGCTTGTAACTATCCTTTTGGAAAGCAATCTCATTCACATTACTTATCACCCATTACTCATTACTTTTATTTTCGGGAGCTTAATCCCGCTATCCACTATATCTTTTTTGGGATCGTCTCCTCTTCGTTCCGCCAATCCCAAAAAAGGATGCCGTTTCTATCGAGGCTAGGGAAGTGGTGTTCCAATGAATGTGAGTTTTAAAATTTAAGGACTGAATATTTCATGAGAAGATGCGCATTTAGACCATTCAAAATTCTCCTATAGTTTTCGACACCCATCATAGGAGTGAATTTCTGTCTTAAGAATATTTTCCAGTATATTAAAGTTTTAGGTTCTCTTCCCGAAAGGTTCCTGCACCCGTGCGACAAGCTTTACTGATTACCACGAAAGCCTCTTGCACCCCTGCAACATACTTTCCGGAAGCTGGGAAAGTCTGTCGCACGATAGTAAAGAACTTTCCGGAAGGTAAGAAAGGTTGCTGCACCTTAGCAGCATACTTTCTCAATATGAGAAAGGTGCAATGACGTTTCTCCTCATCTTAAATAATACTTGTTTTTAAGGATAATCAATCACATAATTTGAAGTAAAAGAATAAAACAATGCAAAGTAATATTCGATGACAATCTGTACTTTTCTTCCCGAAAAACTTTCTGATATGATACAAAAATCCCCTGAAACAATTCAGGGGATGATACTTTTATATGATTTTAAAATTCTATTAATTTCTTAAATACTGTCCGATATCTGCAGAATCAAAAGTATATGCATTAGAATTTTCAGATTTATCTAATTTTTTACTGATTGTCAATGCCCACAAAACCAACTCTTTGCAGAAGTTTTTGTCGTCTTCGCTCAATTCAGAAGCATTTTCTTCAATAACAGTTGCCAGAGGCGTAATGCTGTTGAGTTTGCTGTAGAATTCTTCGTCTGTATCGGTGTAGTTTAATTCTAAATGATTTTTATTAAACCATTTGATCAAATCGGTATATGGAGTTTTAATTCCTTCTTTTTCAAGTTTAGAAATACGAGGAAAAATACTCTCAAACTGTGTCATTACCGCTTTATCAATCAATATTTTAGCTACATAATCTGCACCTTCCTGTTCACCTTCGTACACCAACTCAATTTTTCCGGTAATTGAAGGAATGATAGACATAAAGTCTAACAGACGAATTGTTGTTTTAGCAGCATCGGTTTCTATTAAACGTAATTTAGCTGCCGCAACAAGATTTTCCATGGCACTAATTGTTAATCTTGCACTTACGCCACTTTTAGCATCCACATATTCGCTGTCTCGCGCTGCAAACGCGACTTCTTCCAAAAGATTTTTTGCCAAATCCGGAATTTGAATCTGTGCTTTGTCATCTGATGAAATTGCTGCTTCCTGTTCGGTAATCTGTTTTGCCAAAGCAATAGTTTTCGGATAATGCGTGAAAATCTGCGACCCGATTCTGTCTTTCAAGGGTGTCACGATACTTCCACGATTCGTATAATCTTCAGGGTTTGCGGTAAACACAAACTGAATATCCAAAGGCATTCTCAATTGAAACCCACGAATTTGAATATCACCTTCCTGTAAAATATTAAAAAGAGAAACCTGAATTCTCGCCTGCAAATCTGGGAGCTCATTCAATACAAATATAGAACGGTTGGCTCTTGGAATCATACCGTAATGCAGAACTCTCTCGTCGGAATAAGGAAGTTTCAAGGTTGCTGCTTTTATCGGGTCGATGTCGCCAATTAAATCCGCAACATTCACATCCGGAGTCGCGAGTTTTTCAAAGAAACGGTTCGAACGGTGAACCCACGAAATTGGAGTTTCGTCGCCCAATTCTGCAATCAGATCTCTCGCAAATTTTGAAATTGGCTGAAACGGACTGTCGTTAATTTCCGAGCCTTTTACAATTGGCATATATTCATCCAAAAGATTCACCATGCTTCTTGCGATTCGGGTTTTTGCCTGCCCACGCAAACCTAATAAATTGATGTGATGACCCGCCAAAATCGCCTTTTTCAGTTGCGGAACCACAGAGTCTTCATAGCCCCAAAGTCCTTCAAAAACGGATTCTTTAGCTTTTATTTTTGCAATTAAATTTGCCTGAATTTCCTGATTGATGGTTTTATCGGTATATCCTGACTGTTTTAATTCTTTGAATGTTGTATCGTTTTTCATTTTTCTAATGATGTAAATTTTATTTTAAATAGTATGTGTAAAAAATATTTTTACGCAAAGTCCGCAAAGATTTTTTTACAACTGACTGTTTTATTTTTCGTTTGCAAAGAGTTCCACTCAGCAAAGATCGCAATGTTTCTAAAGTCAAGTAATTTTTACTTGGTAAATAAAATCCTACTTTAACCTTTTACTTTTCTCTTACCCTAAATCCTTTTTATCCTGTTCTTCTCGTAATCTTCAAAAATCATTTGTCCCAAACCTGAAAGTCCGGTCAAAAAAGCTTTTCCTTTATTTTGCGCAGTAAAAGCATTCACAAATTGTCGAAGATAAGGATCCTGAGCAATCATAAAAGTGGTAATGGGAATTTTCAGTTTTCTTGCCTGTGCTGCTTTGTTTAAACATTCGGTTACGATTCTTTGGTCAAGTCCGACACTGTTCATATAATATTCTCCGTTAGGTAATTTAAGACAACTTGGTTTTCCGTCGGTAATCATGAAAATCTGCTTGTTCGTATTTCTTTTTCTGCGGAGAATATCCATCGCCAATTCGAGTCCTGCAACCGTATTGGTGTGATAGGGTCCGACTTGTAAATAGGGAAGGTCTTTGATTTTAATCGGCCAGGCTTCGTTTCCGAAAACGATAATGTCAATGGAATCTTTTGGATATTTCCGCTTAATCAATTCCACCAAAGCCATTGCCACTTTTTTTGCAGGTGTGATACGATCTTCGCCATACAAAATCATCGAGTGACTGATGTCGATCATCAACACCGTACTCATCTGAGCTTTGTGCTTGGTTTCTTCTACGATGAGGTCGTCTTCGGTCATTCGAAGGTCTGCAATACCGTTGTTAATCTGAGCATTTTTCAGACTTTCGGTCATGTTTACCGTCGATAAATCGTCGCCATATTGAAAGTTTCGGTTTTCACCATCACGTTCGTCACCGACTCCGGATTTGTTGGTTCTGTGATTTCCGATGCCGCTTTTTTTGAGCTTTCCGAAAATCTGGTCTAAAGCATATTCTCGTAAAGCTGCTTCCAGTTTGGCAGTCAGAATATTTTTGCCTTTTCCGGTTCCTGTATTTCCGTCTTCGGAATCGTCTTCTTTTTTAATGTAACCTCGCTTGATTAAATCTTTTTCAAAATCTTCGAGAGTGTATTCATCAGTGAAAATATCATATTCTTTATCAAGCATATCGAGCCACTCGAAGGCTTCCTCAATATCGCCGGAAGTGTGGGTCAGCAAATCTTTGAATACATCAAAAACCCTGTCGAAATGCGATATTTCTTCCGGAACGTGTTTGCTGAATATAAAACCCTGTTGAAAATTAAATTGTTTATCTGTCATGAGAGTAATCTCGTTTTTTAGAAAAGACAAGTTAGGGATTTTTTGTAGGAGTGAGATGGTCTAAAAATAGAAAATGTGGATGATGGTGATAGGTTTGGAATTATTACAGTTTAATATATTGTATCATCTGATAATTGTGGATTTCCATTTAAATCAAAACTGATTGACCTGTTTAAGTTAAATTTTAAATCAAGCCATGATAAATCAGTGTTAACAAATATTTCTTTAATAACTTTTTTACACTTTCTGATCTCTTTCTGATCTTGTAGAAAATCCTTTAACCCAAGAGCATCTTTCCATTTTGGTTTATCAGAACTCAGTACTAAAATCCTTTTTAAATTTCCTTTTGGTGAAAATTCGAGATGATAAGTTTCGAAACAGTTTATTTTTTCTGATCTAATATTTGTATTTTGAATCAAGCTTTTTAAGTAATTGTCAATTGTGTCCTTTTTTAATTTTAAAGATTCACGATATGGTTTATATTTTTCCCGAATTTCATTTTGTTTCTCTGTCAATTTATATATCATCCGATATCCATCATATGAGTAACTTTTCCCGAGTGGAAGATCGCTTTCAAAATTTTTATAAATTGAATCTAATTTTAGTTTACTTTGAACAAACCGAATATTTTCGGCAATAATTTTTATTGATTGTTTTTCTTCGTCTTGATACAAAGGGCAGCTGTATTCTTGTTTTTGTAGGTTGTTTAAAATTTTAAATTGAAAATTAATTCCATTACAATGCAAATAATTTCTATTCCAATTTTCAATTTGAGAATCTGTTGGTAATTTAATCTGATCAGATTGTATTAATTTGTCGATTACTTCCTTTGTTTTATCTGGTTCAATGGATGTTTTCTGGAAATATTCAACAGTATTTTTTAATTCATTTCTATCCCATTTTGAATAATTATATTGCGTTGTTTTATTAAGGACAAATCCTAAATATTGATTGTTTTTATTTTTTCGTAGTTCAATTATTTGTTGAGGAAAAAGAATTCTTATATTAATTAAATCTTCAGATTCTTCAATCGGAAAAATATTATAAATAATTCTGTTCCTTTTTTCAAAGCTTAGCTTTTGATCAAACTTTTCGTTTTTTCTAAACTGTAAATCATCATTTAATTTTTGGCTTTGAAAAAATAAAGTATGAAATATTAAACTTAACAGTAGTATTTTGGACATGGTATTAATTTGCGTTTACTATTCAAATATAATTAAAAGATCACAGAAAAGTTAAAATCCTTATCTTTGACCCCAATAA
It contains:
- a CDS encoding HlyD family secretion protein, which translates into the protein MENKEQNTQDTQPQTTAKPVVSNAEAKKKQNRKNKIRAIISNVIVFALIGFGLFWLVRQYFHIGDKTYTEAAQVEEFINPINTRVSAYIKEITFIEHQQVKKGDTLAILDDREIITQLGQAEAAYQNALAQRSATTSSVNTVSNNVSVMESNIAGAKARLWNADQNLNRYKNLLAAEAVTRQQFDQMKTEYDAQKAVYQTLINQKQSANLSTTEVKSKLGINDAEIKRTKAALDMAKINLSYTVITAPYDGVMGRRTISEGQLIQPGQQVATIVLNNQKWVTANFLESQMPNIKIGEKLMMTADALGGKQFEGVVTAVSAATGSRYSNVPTDNSTGNFVKVQQRIPVRIEFTDSNKKEDVAKLSAGMNMNVSLNAKR
- a CDS encoding vWA domain-containing protein, coding for MTDKQFNFQQGFIFSKHVPEEISHFDRVFDVFKDLLTHTSGDIEEAFEWLDMLDKEYDIFTDEYTLEDFEKDLIKRGYIKKEDDSEDGNTGTGKGKNILTAKLEAALREYALDQIFGKLKKSGIGNHRTNKSGVGDERDGENRNFQYGDDLSTVNMTESLKNAQINNGIADLRMTEDDLIVEETKHKAQMSTVLMIDISHSMILYGEDRITPAKKVAMALVELIKRKYPKDSIDIIVFGNEAWPIKIKDLPYLQVGPYHTNTVAGLELAMDILRRKRNTNKQIFMITDGKPSCLKLPNGEYYMNSVGLDQRIVTECLNKAAQARKLKIPITTFMIAQDPYLRQFVNAFTAQNKGKAFLTGLSGLGQMIFEDYEKNRIKRI
- a CDS encoding MFS transporter, with the protein product MYNKGLFSDWVPKPVQLLMMVLLLIVVMPLGGVYTGNISFMVGGTGVMQEYFLWANYATTIGMGACMPVVLRMKMRFKVRDKVVILLILLGALSYINATTFEPMIIVMTSLVIGFLKMMITIELFLPLMAMLGGRGIFYGVFYTFVLILNQLAAYYAVEVSVLYNFQQFFILAAVLCFALALLCWVLMHDKYFALKVPLHYIDWLSIILFVSTFMFSAYVFSFGKQQDWLNSDKIINAGIAAFVSFALLSIRQMTLKRPYISFHIFTKSNVLNGLFMLLWLGMFLGTTSIQNIYAVGVLGYDQLTNAKLNLMMTPGLFLAGVVAVFWFKKERPLKMFIFSGFASMTAYAIIMYFSMVLEFNYENWYLPMFLKGYGMCSLFISVWYYTLDKLELNEMLAAIGLVLVWRTFLAVGFFSALFSWFQYQFQVVSLGDLAVYMDGMTITPQTVASNMRSIQLNAIISANKKIFGYLIIAGFGVMLYVITHHFGLKRTEYLRIVRILKGKSVIARRRARERKKLEEDIKGAAGPAL
- a CDS encoding TolC family protein; the encoded protein is MTKKIKTALSLMIAFFPTLFFSQEIKQMTANEVAQLALQNHYQLKVSAQNINIAKQQTDITKLQKLPSITASTTQFYLGNVVAIDKDFSNSTAIPMPHYGSTYGVQATQLIFKGGLLNKSIELAGLREQLSELDLEKNQQDVKFLVISNYLDVYKIINQQSVFDNNKKLAQQRLKNINDFYKQGMVTRNEVIRGELAIKNLDQSILTLANNRKILNYNLNIALGLPADTEIIPVENLENKESGIGMDYYLNLAHETNPQLKSAQTNISMADKNIEIIKTDRMPTISGFGGYSLQRPITTRNPVLDMYASGWQGGISLSYNIDNLYKTKEKVKLGELQKTQANDVLTLTQQNIDMNVNASYVKYQEAIQQADILNDAKRLAEENYKITEAKYLNQLAVQAEMIDAQNQKLQSELDFANAEINVLYQYYNLLKSTGTL
- a CDS encoding sigma 54-interacting transcriptional regulator, which gives rise to MKNDTTFKELKQSGYTDKTINQEIQANLIAKIKAKESVFEGLWGYEDSVVPQLKKAILAGHHINLLGLRGQAKTRIARSMVNLLDEYMPIVKGSEINDSPFQPISKFARDLIAELGDETPISWVHRSNRFFEKLATPDVNVADLIGDIDPIKAATLKLPYSDERVLHYGMIPRANRSIFVLNELPDLQARIQVSLFNILQEGDIQIRGFQLRMPLDIQFVFTANPEDYTNRGSIVTPLKDRIGSQIFTHYPKTIALAKQITEQEAAISSDDKAQIQIPDLAKNLLEEVAFAARDSEYVDAKSGVSARLTISAMENLVAAAKLRLIETDAAKTTIRLLDFMSIIPSITGKIELVYEGEQEGADYVAKILIDKAVMTQFESIFPRISKLEKEGIKTPYTDLIKWFNKNHLELNYTDTDEEFYSKLNSITPLATVIEENASELSEDDKNFCKELVLWALTISKKLDKSENSNAYTFDSADIGQYLRN